AAATGAAAAGTTCTAGGTAGTTGTTGGCAAGAACAAGGCCAAGCATGACGCCTACGAAAAGAGAAATTTCCGTGTAGTACCGTCTTTTTCTTCCGCCTTCCTCGCCCATATAGGCGATCGAATAGATTATAACGAGCGTTGACACGAGAGAAACAACAATAAGCATCAGCGCCGTCAGCTGATCTATGTAAATTCCAATCTCAAAAGCGTAGGCTTCGTTAAACACAAGCCAACTTCTTGATTGCTCGAAAATGCCGTCCGCAATCCCATCAGCTAAGTCAAAAGATCCGTCCAAAACTTGCCAGACGACAACTGATGTCAACAGCAACGAAATTCCCGAACCGAGTATCGCGATATAGCCTCCGCCTTCTTTCAATCGCGCACCAAAGAGACCAATGATGAGACCTGCAATAAGGGGAAAAATCGGTATCAACCACGCAAACTCTACTGGTTGCACACTTACCACCTCAGCGCGTCGACTTCATCGATATTTATTGTGTCTCTTGCTTTAGATAGAGCCAACAATATGGCCAATCCTACCGCCACCTCAGCAGCTGCTATAGCGATGGAGAACAGAGCAAACACTTGACCACGGAAATCATCATAAAATGCTGAAAAGGCAACGAAGTTGATATTGGCAGAATTCAGCATCAGCTCAATACACATTAGAACAACGATTGCATTCCGCCTTGTTAGTACACCATAAGTACCTATTATAAATAGTACGGCAGCCAAAGCAAGAAAGTATTCCATTGGAATCATTTGCTTTCCTCCTTTGCGAGAAAAACGCCACCAAGCATTGCCGCAAACATGACTATGCCGATCACAAGAAATGTTATGCCGTAATCCTCGAACAGTGTGACTGCAATCATTCCCATTTCAAAATGAGTAATCTGTCCTGGTATCCAATTAGTTGAAGAGATAGAGATGACTACGACAAGGAATAATGCGACAGTTGCAACCGCTGCAAGCGCCTTTTGAGGGTTCAAATCCGTTCACCCCCCATGATTCTTCTCTTGGTCAGCATGATTCCAAAGAGCATGAGAACAGATACGGCGCCAACATAGATAAGGATCTGAATTATGGCAACATATTCTGCGCTGAGGAAAAAGAATACTA
The nucleotide sequence above comes from Methanomassiliicoccales archaeon. Encoded proteins:
- the fpoK gene encoding F420H2 dehydrogenase subunit FpoK, with amino-acid sequence MIPMEYFLALAAVLFIIGTYGVLTRRNAIVVLMCIELMLNSANINFVAFSAFYDDFRGQVFALFSIAIAAAEVAVGLAILLALSKARDTINIDEVDALRW
- a CDS encoding NADH-quinone oxidoreductase subunit J, which encodes MEWDLIFFLIFAIITVAAAIYVVASKEIVHSVMYLALAFIGVAIVFFFLSAEYVAIIQILIYVGAVSVLMLFGIMLTKRRIMGGERI